TCAATTACCAGCGCGTCGTCATCCTTAAGGAGAAGTCGGCCGACCGCTATCTCCCCATCTGGATCGGCCCTGCTGAGGCCGATGCCATTGCCGTGAAACTGCAGGATGTCACCGTCCCTCGCCCCCTGACCCATGATCTGCTCAAGAACCTCATCGGCCAGCTGGGCGGTATCGTTACCAGCATCGTCGTCAGCGATCTTCAGAACGATACCTTCTTCGCCAAGATCGTCCTCACCGTCAATGGCCAGACCATGGAGATTGACTCGCGCCCCAGCGATGCTCTTGCCCTGGCCGTCCGCGTCAAAGCCCCCATCTTTGCCGATGAGTCTGTGATGAGCAAAGCCGGCC
The DNA window shown above is from Chloroflexota bacterium and carries:
- a CDS encoding bifunctional nuclease family protein — its product is MIEMTIDSIRVSLVNYQRVVILKEKSADRYLPIWIGPAEADAIAVKLQDVTVPRPLTHDLLKNLIGQLGGIVTSIVVSDLQNDTFFAKIVLTVNGQTMEIDSRPSDALALAVRVKAPIFADESVMSKAGLLLDKETGKPITAAEAKLAETPGKVVDEEELKRMSAFKNFIEGLDLSGLGREDDQSKGKK